One window of the Armatimonadota bacterium genome contains the following:
- a CDS encoding ABC transporter ATP-binding protein, giving the protein MPMEAVIIRDLHKSFRLSHNKGGSLKSLATSFRRSTVEEVHALRGVSFTVDAGETLAIIGKNGSGKSTLLGTMTGIYRPTSGDVIMNGRVSSLLDLGAGFHPDLTGLENIYLNASILGISRREIRKRLDAIISFAQLERFIDAPIRTYSNGMVLRLGFAIATQIAPDILLVDEVIAVGDEEFQQKCYAKVREMQQAGKTIIFVSHDLRAVRTVANRVLWLDAGVIRQDDGVAPVLDAYLAHAHEADPHSDS; this is encoded by the coding sequence GTGCCGATGGAAGCTGTCATCATCCGAGACCTGCACAAGTCGTTCCGGCTGAGCCACAACAAAGGCGGCAGCCTGAAGTCGCTCGCGACGTCGTTCCGGCGGAGCACCGTCGAGGAAGTTCATGCGCTTAGAGGCGTCAGCTTCACGGTGGACGCGGGAGAGACTCTCGCCATCATCGGCAAGAACGGCTCCGGGAAGAGCACGCTCCTCGGCACGATGACCGGCATCTACCGCCCGACGAGCGGCGACGTGATCATGAACGGACGCGTCTCATCGCTGCTCGATCTCGGCGCGGGATTCCACCCGGACCTCACCGGCCTGGAGAACATCTACCTCAACGCCTCGATCCTCGGGATCAGTCGCCGGGAGATCCGCAAGCGGCTCGACGCAATCATCTCGTTCGCGCAACTGGAGCGGTTCATCGACGCGCCGATCCGGACCTACTCGAACGGGATGGTCCTGCGCCTCGGGTTCGCCATCGCCACTCAGATCGCCCCCGACATCCTGCTCGTGGACGAGGTGATCGCGGTCGGTGACGAGGAGTTCCAGCAGAAGTGCTACGCGAAGGTCCGCGAGATGCAGCAGGCCGGCAAGACGATCATATTCGTCTCCCACGACCTAAGGGCGGTCCGCACGGTCGCCAACCGCGTCCTCTGGCTCGACGCAGGCGTCATCCGCCAAGACGACGGCGTCGCCCCCGTCCTCGATGCCTACCTCGCTCACGCCCACGAGGCGGATCCGCATTCTGACTCCTGA
- a CDS encoding ABC transporter permease — MLRELAELAKYRELLLNLVIRDIKVRYKNSVLGFFWSLLNPLMQVAVITVVFKFVGFADKIPNYSAYVLCAFLPWTFFQMSVLDAAQSVLQHGDLVKKTYFPREVLPASFVISNLVHFILALGVFFVYLLILGTPILTTWLLLPLVVLIQFMLTMGVAYIVSCLNVYYEDVKYMVTVFLNLLFYLTPIIYFVEMVWTPDFATRIPEYYRPLGVALARIHYMNPLSLLITTYRKILLPPANIPGLPDLPLNYGYLTLAGAMSLVVLIAGYLFFNSRKHRFAEML; from the coding sequence ATGCTCAGAGAACTCGCCGAACTCGCCAAGTACCGCGAACTGCTCCTGAATCTCGTCATCCGGGACATCAAGGTCCGCTACAAGAACTCGGTCCTCGGGTTCTTCTGGTCGCTCCTCAACCCGCTGATGCAGGTCGCGGTGATCACCGTCGTCTTTAAGTTCGTCGGGTTCGCGGACAAGATCCCGAACTACTCCGCCTACGTGCTCTGCGCGTTCCTGCCGTGGACCTTCTTCCAGATGTCCGTGCTCGATGCCGCCCAGTCGGTCCTCCAGCATGGCGACCTCGTCAAGAAGACGTACTTCCCGCGCGAGGTGCTCCCGGCCTCCTTCGTGATCTCGAACCTCGTGCACTTCATCCTGGCGCTGGGTGTGTTCTTCGTCTACCTGCTGATCCTGGGGACGCCGATCCTGACGACCTGGCTCCTGCTCCCGCTGGTCGTGCTGATCCAGTTCATGCTGACGATGGGCGTCGCGTACATAGTCTCGTGCCTGAACGTCTACTACGAGGACGTGAAGTACATGGTCACGGTGTTCCTGAACCTGCTCTTCTACCTCACGCCGATCATCTACTTCGTCGAGATGGTGTGGACGCCCGACTTCGCCACGCGCATCCCGGAGTATTACCGCCCGCTCGGAGTCGCGCTGGCGAGGATACACTATATGAACCCGCTCTCCCTGCTGATCACCACCTATCGGAAGATCCTGCTCCCGCCCGCCAACATCCCAGGCCTGCCGGACCTGCCGCTCAACTATGGCTATCTGACGCTGGCGGGCGCGATGTCATTGGTCGTCCTGATCGCAGGCTACCTGTTCTTCAACAGCAGGAAGCACCGTTTCGCGGAGATGCTCTGA
- a CDS encoding formylglycine-generating enzyme family protein: protein MRSHSWLILILTCACALGLSIPAWAVGPTVSNVSGHQRADGSHIVDIYYDLADTDSTLLQVSVRVSSDGGNSYPITPSSIAGDVGPNVRPGTSRHIVWDCATDLPGAFGTTYRAAVTASDETASGSNWTMPLPGGRSIEMVYVPAGLFLMGGSGQPGDAGGSDVLPQHPVYLSGYWIGKHEVTRGQYNRFMLAGGYYHSEYWSAEGWAWKGSRNQPDAWLPLQTWATGCEGEYRTFVQTDNHPVVGVSYYEAEAFAKWAGCRLPSEAQWEKAARWDGHPRIWPWGDVWDVERCNNAANYTGDTLYPGAQTAPAGSYPLGVSPYGCHDMAGNLMEWCRDWYDAAYYQSWPPGGWIDPEGPGSGTQRVQRGGDWQAYGTPRCADRSYEGPGVSHRYAAYCNRWQVYGFRLAR from the coding sequence ATGCGGTCACACAGCTGGCTCATTCTCATCCTGACATGCGCGTGCGCCCTCGGGCTTTCGATACCGGCGTGGGCGGTCGGGCCGACGGTTTCGAACGTCAGCGGCCACCAGCGGGCGGACGGGTCGCACATCGTGGACATCTACTACGATCTCGCCGATACGGACTCCACCCTGCTTCAGGTGTCAGTGAGGGTCTCGAGTGACGGCGGAAACAGCTATCCCATCACGCCTTCCTCCATCGCCGGCGACGTAGGCCCAAACGTCCGACCGGGCACGAGTCGGCACATCGTTTGGGACTGCGCAACCGACCTGCCAGGTGCCTTTGGGACAACGTATCGCGCTGCGGTAACCGCCAGTGATGAGACGGCGTCCGGATCGAACTGGACCATGCCTCTTCCCGGCGGCAGGAGCATCGAGATGGTCTACGTCCCGGCGGGGTTGTTCCTGATGGGTGGGTCTGGACAGCCTGGCGACGCAGGCGGGTCAGACGTACTGCCACAACACCCAGTCTACCTGTCGGGGTACTGGATCGGCAAGCATGAGGTCACGCGTGGGCAATACAATCGATTCATGCTAGCGGGGGGGTACTACCATTCTGAGTATTGGTCAGCAGAGGGGTGGGCCTGGAAGGGCAGCAGAAATCAGCCTGATGCATGGCTGCCTCTACAAACCTGGGCAACGGGGTGTGAGGGGGAGTACCGGACTTTTGTGCAGACAGATAACCACCCGGTTGTCGGCGTGAGCTATTATGAAGCCGAGGCGTTCGCCAAGTGGGCAGGATGTCGCCTGCCTTCCGAGGCGCAGTGGGAGAAGGCTGCACGATGGGATGGACACCCTCGGATATGGCCCTGGGGGGATGTTTGGGACGTGGAAAGATGTAACAATGCCGCTAACTACACCGGTGACACGCTCTATCCTGGTGCACAGACCGCTCCTGCCGGAAGCTATCCGCTGGGCGTAAGCCCATATGGGTGCCACGATATGGCTGGGAACCTGATGGAGTGGTGTAGGGACTGGTACGATGCTGCATACTACCAGTCTTGGCCCCCGGGCGGCTGGATTGATCCAGAGGGTCCGGGCAGCGGAACGCAGCGTGTTCAGAGGGGCGGTGATTGGCAAGCCTATGGGACGCCAAGGTGTGCCGACCGGAGCTATGAAGGCCCCGGGGTTTCTCATCGCTATGCTGCTTACTGTAATCGCTGGCAGGTGTACGGTTTTCGCTTGGCACGCTGA